The DNA region ctgatgatattattcgactgcgcttgtttcctttttctcttagggaccaagctAGAGGATGGCTTCAATCACTTCCCTTGGGAAGCATCACCACATGGCATGAGCTAGCGACGAAATTTCTTGCGAAGTACTTTCcccctgcgaagtctgcacaattAAAGATTGAGATCAGCACTTTTAGACAGACTGACTTCGAGCAATTGTATGAAGCTTGGGAaaggtataaggagttgttgaggaggtgcccaaatcatggttttgaagactggGTACAAATCGAACTTTTCTATAATGGATTGAATGGTCAAACGCGTACAACTGTGGATGCAGCGGCaggtggcacgatctttgccaaatctcatgcTCAAGCCTACGActtgcttgagcagatgactattaatagctaccaatggccgtctgagaggtcaggaatAAAGAGGACGGCTGGAGTTTATGCCGTGGATCCTATCACATCACTCACTGCGCAAGTATCAGCATTAACTACACAGTTAGCAACCATGAATAAAGTGAGTACATCAAACACTGAGGGACAATCGTTTGTTGTTGAAGAATTGCAAGTTCCTGAAGAGGTGCAGTACGTCACCAACAAGAACTTTGGAGGCTATGGAGGATATAGAGGTAACCCttcccctaatacttatcatcctggtttgagaaaccatgaaaatttttcttacgcaaataataagaatgtattgaatcctccaccggggttcaatacatcaaatggggaagggaaGCCATCATTTGAGGACTTGGTTGGGACATTCGTTTCTGAATCTGGTAAGAGGATGTCTAGAACTGAGTCTAGACTTGACAACCTTGAGACACATATGGCAAGTATTGGTGCTACTTTGAAAATCCTGGAGTCGCAAGTTGGGCAAATAACGAAGCAACTCACGTCTCAACCGTCTAGCGCAGTTCAAAAGACTGCCGACCCAAATCTGAGAGAGGTGAATGCCATTTTTATACATCATGAAGAGACTTGTGTGGTAGGCAGAGAAGAGAAGGAGGTTGAACTTACACATGTTCGGGATGAAAAGCTAAGTCCAACCACAGGAGCCCGAGGTAAGAAATCTGAGAGGTACGGTTTAAatcaatgcattgatatttctttacttcCCTATCCCCAAAGATTTCTACAATTACAAGatgaatttcaaaagaaaaaaggtcttgaagatctcaagaacataAACACTAATATTGAGTTTGCAGATCAGGTGGAGGGTGAATTTACCAAAGGAACACGAAGGAATGTTCCTCAGAAGTTGCTAGATCCCGGTGAATTTATTGTAGCATGTGAAATAGGGGGTCATTTAGTAGAAAAAGCTATCTGTGACTCAGGGGCAAGTATAAATATAATGCCAAGATCTCTCTATGAGAAACTTGGATTGAGCACGATGAGATCCACTGAATTAAGCGTACTGCTGGCAGATAAATCAGTGAAGGTGCCATTGGGTATTGTGGATGATGTTGAACTGAAGATTGACAAATTGAAAGTTCTAGCAGAATTCTTGGTACTCGATATGGAGAATAGCCAGGACGTTCACGtcattctaggacgaccattATTGGCTGCTGTTGGAGCTATGATTGACGTGAAACGAGGAAAGATGACCATGGAAGTGGAAAGTCAGCTGGTGGAAATAAGGGTATCCAAGAAATCATACGACCCACCATGAACAGGAGAAagtcgggctgacgacgttaaaccaagcgctgtgtgggaggcaacccacaatttattttctttagcattcattttgtttttattattttattttattttattttacgtcCTTAGTTGTTAATTTTACCCACCACCAGATCTATCACCGCCGTAGCCCATGGACATGGATGACACAGATGTTGTGGACAACAACTCGTCGAGCGCCCGAGTTTTGACACTCGTGCGCGAGGTATGTGTTGTCATGTTCTTTATTtctatacattgaggacaatgcatactttaagtttgggggagggTAAAATTGCGTTGCTTTTTAgaatttttctgcaaatttttgttttatcgCTCAGTagttagtttgatttttttttattgcatgCTAGATTTGTTAGGTAGAGTCATGGATAAGAAAAATGTGTGGCCGATGATGAAAATTGAATTGTGGTCCTGAAGTTTATATGTGTTCATGATAACTTAGGAGTCACAAATATTTTGCACTGTCGTGTTTATTGATACTATTGTTGCTCAGAGACAAGTTGTATGCCTATGATGCTAAATAGACGACGGATATATGATTCTTGGTAattcttgcatgacattgattgacactttTCACAAACATAGAAATGATCTAGACAGTTTTTCACAATATCTTTGGGCCTTTGTTCTTTTTTTACTGTCAATTGTAGCCCTTTGAGCTTCAAGTTAATTGAGATGCTTAAATTTTCTTCATGCACCTatttcatatatcatttttattgaaaattgcatgtgactggtttgtatgagttgactaatggattgacggaagtctagaacttgtttgaacacttttcgaggcgaaatacggataatatgtgacatatgaatgatttaggcgatctttgaaACCGTTGagccttcgagcctaccaaacgaaaatgaaatatccctagtttcccattttgagcctactaaaaaatcaagtggtgtgtgtcaatgacatacaattagcccccacttgtatctattctatATCCCACAGCAACTACcaaatgaagcttatacacttatttTCCTACCtgcttttgagagaaataaattcattggtgttgtaatgattcaaatgctccttgaaaagaaaaagaaaaagttaaagtgtGCAAAAAAGagttcaaaaagaagaaaaacaatgaaaagaatgaaTCAAAAGTGGTGAGAAAGAAAGCATTTGGGAAATGAAAGATATGaatgaaaagaaaacaataaagtGGGTGGTGgttgaaaagaaaatgaaaatgagtGAAGTTGATGAAgttcaaatatttctctcaaattttgaattccatacctttattgtagccgtgagccgtggcctaacgttacaagcctacaagCCCTATTAACCgtgtcacatttatccaatatactagtggagaaaagttgttcaagtcaagcctatTGATACCTGAAAAACATTGTCAACGAGTATAGACTTTAATTACTTGCTTGCAAGCATCTCATTTTGTGATTTCATCTTTGGCATACTTGTGATTTACCATCTTTCGAGCCAATTAATCACCAATaaagtcctatgtgatctatgaatgtgaatttgtattttgatgaagtGTGAGTTGAACTAAACTGAGAATTTCTTGATTCTGTAAGGCGAATGGGCATTATGACTCTATTTGAGCACTCGATGGGGTAAacgaacattgacatatcacacacacacgtgaTTCTTGGGAAATCATGAATTACATTAAAATAGATAAGTCTGAGGCCAACATCACTTTTTGCGAATCCATGACTGTTAAGAGTTTCATTACTTGTTAATTGACTTCCtgtttttattctattttgctcgggactagcaaaagttcaagtttgggggggtttgataagtgcaagatttgcacttaatttatattagaatccattttgaattatgctgatttcgaacagaattatgcgtttttggttgtttttgttgtcatttaAGAAATGGAGAAAATAGTGGATGCGCAACCTAGTGAACCGAGAAAACAGAACCGAGCAGCGAGTTCAGCCATTACCATGACCAGAGAGGCGCGCGCCAC from Primulina tabacum isolate GXHZ01 chromosome 14, ASM2559414v2, whole genome shotgun sequence includes:
- the LOC142523831 gene encoding uncharacterized protein LOC142523831, whose product is MADNRENDRQMPPEAIPIRDHFRPVINTHYSGIARGTINANNFELKPALINMVQQNQFGEPLLQILIYISEHSWRLRTRDQARGWLQSLPLGSITTWHELATKFLAKYFPPAKSAQLKIEISTFRQTDFEQLYEAWERSGIKRTAGVYAVDPITSLTAQVSALTTQLATMNKVSTSNTEGQSFVVEELQVPEEVQYVTNKNFGGYGGYRGKPSFEDLVGTFVSESGKRMSRTESRLDNLETHMASIGATLKILESQVGQITKQLTSQPSSAVQKTADPNLREVNAIFIHHEETCVVGREEKEVELTHVRDEKLSPTTGARGKKSERYGLNQCIDISLLPYPQRFLQLQDEFQKKKGLEDLKNINTNIEFADQVEGEFTKGTRRNVPQKLLDPGEFIVACEIGGHLVEKAICDSGASINIMPRSLYEKLGLSTMRSTELSVLLADKSVKVPLGIVDDVELKIDKLKVLAEFLVLDMENSQDVHVILGRPLLAAVGAMIDVKRGKMTMEVESQLVEIRVSKKSYDPP